Proteins from a single region of Synergistes jonesii:
- a CDS encoding DUF4911 domain-containing protein, protein MKPEIAALHFTVPHKDIYYISWIIDAAEGIGFLQTDDAKAGKITIFSPNEQQRYLFELLAALRAEGVDIEEDKETEADERDNERQI, encoded by the coding sequence GTGAAGCCGGAGATAGCGGCGCTGCATTTCACAGTGCCGCATAAGGATATATACTATATAAGCTGGATAATCGACGCGGCCGAAGGCATAGGCTTTTTGCAGACAGACGATGCGAAGGCGGGCAAAATTACGATTTTTTCTCCGAATGAGCAGCAGCGCTATCTCTTCGAACTGCTCGCGGCACTGCGCGCCGAAGGCGTAGATATTGAGGAAGATAAGGAAACAGAGGCGGACGAAAGAGACAATGAGCGACAAATTTGA
- a CDS encoding Veg family protein encodes MAMSIESIRETVSLHKGAKISYRAANGRRKIEERTGIIKETYPSLFTVFIESQQSIISFSYTDLLTKEVELQLEPSGKSII; translated from the coding sequence ATGGCGATGTCTATAGAATCGATTCGGGAAACGGTATCCCTTCACAAGGGGGCGAAAATCTCCTACCGCGCAGCCAACGGCAGACGCAAAATTGAAGAGCGCACAGGAATAATAAAGGAGACATACCCCAGCCTCTTCACAGTTTTCATTGAGTCACAGCAGAGCATCATCTCGTTCAGCTATACGGATCTGCTCACAAAAGAAGTCGAATTGCAGCTGGAACCGAGCGGAAAGAGCATAATCTAA
- a CDS encoding L,D-transpeptidase, translated as MKKLFAAIFALVLLCALHDACAAPQTWLKIVKGEHLLYVMRGDKELEKFAVAVGKNSGDKRKKGDCRTPEGIFSVKQVQDARSWSHDFHDGMGPIQGAYGPWFIRLKTGWSGIGIHGTHDPLSIGKNVTEGCIRLANDDLDRLKKEYVTTGMKVVVVK; from the coding sequence ATGAAGAAATTATTTGCAGCGATTTTCGCACTTGTGCTTCTCTGCGCGCTGCACGACGCCTGCGCGGCGCCGCAGACGTGGCTCAAAATAGTCAAAGGCGAACATCTGCTTTATGTGATGCGCGGCGACAAAGAGCTGGAGAAGTTCGCCGTCGCGGTCGGCAAAAACAGCGGCGATAAACGGAAGAAGGGCGACTGCCGCACGCCGGAGGGGATATTTTCCGTCAAGCAGGTGCAGGACGCGAGAAGCTGGTCCCACGACTTTCACGACGGCATGGGGCCGATTCAGGGGGCCTACGGCCCTTGGTTCATAAGGCTGAAGACCGGTTGGAGCGGCATAGGAATTCACGGCACCCACGACCCCCTCTCGATCGGCAAGAATGTCACAGAAGGCTGCATACGCCTCGCCAACGATGACCTCGACAGGCTGAAGAAAGAATATGTGACGACTGGCATGAAGGTCGTAGTCGTCAAGTAA
- a CDS encoding GHMP family kinase ATP-binding protein, protein MGDSLDVSGTEIDGENLVTKALAAARRSFGGIPALKMKLDKIFPAGSGIGAGSGNAAALLSWLADNYALSLSAGEIGKLGADVSFLAQKYEMAEARGIGEILEPVGAAPPLCWLLAFPSWSSNTKEAYSALDEMRGRDYAPMTPMEAANEARNCVKTLAGGGRSGLLPNDFYPLLAERHGEYKTAEKIAEESGAAGWGLCGSGSAFFALYADIEAAERAGSERFAREKWIIKTHYLE, encoded by the coding sequence ATGGGAGATTCTCTGGACGTCAGCGGAACGGAGATCGACGGCGAAAATCTGGTGACAAAGGCGCTTGCCGCAGCAAGGCGCTCCTTCGGCGGAATACCGGCGCTGAAGATGAAGCTTGATAAAATTTTTCCCGCCGGAAGCGGCATAGGAGCCGGAAGCGGAAACGCGGCGGCCCTCCTTTCGTGGCTTGCCGACAATTATGCGCTTTCGCTGTCGGCAGGCGAGATCGGAAAGCTTGGCGCCGACGTTTCCTTTCTCGCGCAGAAATACGAGATGGCCGAAGCGCGCGGGATAGGCGAGATACTCGAGCCGGTCGGGGCCGCGCCGCCCCTCTGCTGGCTGCTCGCCTTTCCCTCTTGGAGTTCGAATACCAAAGAAGCGTATTCGGCGCTCGACGAAATGCGCGGCAGAGATTACGCGCCGATGACGCCGATGGAAGCCGCGAACGAGGCGAGGAACTGCGTCAAAACGCTCGCCGGCGGCGGCAGGAGCGGCCTGCTGCCGAACGATTTCTATCCGCTGCTCGCTGAGAGACACGGCGAATACAAAACGGCGGAAAAAATCGCGGAAGAGAGCGGGGCCGCGGGCTGGGGGCTCTGCGGCAGCGGAAGCGCCTTCTTCGCGCTCTACGCCGACATCGAGGCGGCCGAAAGAGCCGGGAGTGAGCGCTTCGCGCGCGAAAAATGGATAATAAAAACACATTACCTGGAGTGA
- a CDS encoding phosphoribosyltransferase family protein, translating to MRGQRTERLVRLAAKFMLSPSKLISLTDLANKFNVSKTVISDDVEVINSAMEEEGFGQMQVDRGRSGGARFIPLCTPQYRDTILSEIAVRLSDPERNLPGGLIYYSDLIFNPETALTLGYCMASLFTETEPDVVMTSEVKGIPVAMFAAYALGVPLAVCRFRNRPSDGAAVGVHYPTANGDVKTMYIGTRQLQQGARVLIVDDFMRGGSTASGMLLMAKQFEAEVTGVGVFIAYDEPKIKSVPNYRSLLTLHNMEGENRLSVTKQKD from the coding sequence ATGAGAGGTCAAAGAACAGAAAGATTAGTCAGATTAGCTGCGAAGTTTATGCTCTCTCCGTCAAAGCTCATATCGCTGACCGACCTTGCAAATAAATTCAACGTATCCAAGACGGTAATCAGCGACGACGTGGAAGTGATAAATTCCGCAATGGAAGAAGAGGGCTTCGGGCAGATGCAGGTCGACCGAGGCAGAAGCGGCGGCGCGCGTTTTATTCCGCTGTGCACCCCGCAGTACAGAGACACTATCCTCTCCGAGATAGCGGTGAGGCTCTCCGACCCGGAAAGAAATCTTCCCGGGGGGCTCATATATTACAGCGACTTGATATTCAACCCTGAAACTGCCCTGACGCTCGGCTACTGCATGGCGTCCCTTTTCACCGAGACTGAGCCGGACGTCGTCATGACGTCGGAGGTCAAAGGGATACCGGTCGCGATGTTCGCGGCCTACGCTCTCGGAGTGCCGCTCGCCGTCTGCCGTTTCCGCAACCGCCCGAGCGACGGCGCGGCGGTAGGCGTCCATTATCCTACGGCGAACGGAGACGTCAAGACCATGTATATAGGCACCCGCCAGCTGCAGCAGGGCGCCCGCGTGCTCATCGTCGACGACTTCATGCGCGGGGGCAGCACCGCGTCGGGAATGCTTCTGATGGCGAAGCAGTTCGAAGCCGAGGTTACGGGCGTCGGCGTCTTCATCGCCTACGACGAGCCAAAGATAAAGTCCGTGCCGAACTACCGTTCGCTGCTAACTCTGCATAACATGGAAGGGGAAAACCGCCTCAGCGTGACGAAGCAGAAAGATTAG
- a CDS encoding TldD/PmbA family protein, whose protein sequence is MSDKFEFLHDSIKKALKGGADYADIYIQSGEGHSLHYEDGKIDEISSSISDGAGSRIIIGGKTFYSHTPGNALAQVSSSFVDCAESASIAGIKASDSHRPLIDRETPMAPPSAEFFREMDDAVKKEADCIRQTSYRYSLLHRRFAVVKPDGATAFDARFYSSFSVQVIVEKDGVLQTGRERRCFSLPEKDFWETSAPLEIAETALRRAVLMLGARACPAGVMNVLMDGEAGGTIVHEACGHGLEADIVEKDSSVYRGRIGEKVAQENVTMVDDATLAGLYGSFRCDDEGTPAERTILIENGVLKRYMTDVLSSWLYGMPLTGNGRRESYRSVPVPRMSNTFLLPGRDDFDEMLARAEKGLYVKKMGGGEVDPTSGDFVFHVTEGYLIEKGRIGEPVRGAILTGNGPAALANISALGHNLVMDPGICGKAGQSVPVTDGQPSMLIEGLTVGGSEV, encoded by the coding sequence ATGAGCGACAAATTTGAATTCTTGCACGACAGCATAAAAAAGGCGCTGAAGGGCGGGGCCGACTACGCCGACATATATATACAGAGCGGCGAAGGGCATTCGCTGCATTACGAGGATGGAAAGATAGACGAGATATCGTCGTCTATATCCGACGGCGCCGGAAGCCGCATAATAATCGGAGGGAAAACTTTTTATTCGCATACGCCGGGAAATGCGCTCGCTCAGGTTTCCTCCTCCTTCGTAGACTGCGCGGAATCAGCTTCGATCGCGGGAATCAAAGCATCCGATTCGCACAGGCCTCTTATCGATCGCGAAACCCCCATGGCGCCGCCTTCGGCTGAATTCTTCCGCGAAATGGACGACGCTGTAAAAAAAGAGGCGGATTGTATACGCCAGACCTCTTACAGATATTCTTTGTTGCACAGGCGCTTCGCGGTAGTGAAGCCGGACGGCGCTACGGCGTTCGACGCGCGCTTTTATTCTTCTTTCTCCGTTCAGGTGATAGTCGAAAAGGACGGCGTGCTCCAGACGGGCAGAGAGCGCCGCTGCTTTTCGCTGCCGGAAAAAGATTTCTGGGAAACTTCTGCGCCTCTTGAAATCGCCGAGACGGCGCTGCGGCGCGCTGTGCTGATGCTCGGCGCCAGAGCGTGCCCCGCCGGCGTGATGAATGTGCTGATGGACGGCGAAGCCGGCGGTACGATCGTGCACGAGGCCTGCGGACATGGGCTGGAAGCCGATATAGTTGAAAAAGACAGCTCCGTTTACCGCGGTCGCATAGGCGAGAAGGTAGCGCAGGAGAACGTCACGATGGTCGACGACGCGACTCTCGCAGGGCTCTACGGCTCTTTCAGATGCGACGACGAGGGTACCCCCGCAGAACGCACGATCCTTATAGAAAACGGCGTGCTCAAGCGCTACATGACCGACGTGCTTTCGTCGTGGCTCTACGGTATGCCTTTAACGGGCAATGGTCGGCGCGAATCTTACAGGAGCGTCCCCGTGCCCCGCATGAGCAACACCTTCCTGCTGCCAGGACGCGACGACTTCGACGAGATGCTCGCGAGAGCGGAGAAGGGGCTCTATGTGAAGAAGATGGGAGGCGGCGAGGTCGACCCGACGTCCGGCGACTTCGTCTTCCACGTTACGGAAGGCTATCTGATCGAAAAGGGCAGAATCGGCGAGCCCGTGCGCGGCGCGATATTGACCGGCAACGGTCCGGCCGCGCTTGCGAATATCTCGGCTCTCGGCCATAATCTTGTCATGGACCCGGGAATTTGCGGCAAGGCGGGGCAGAGCGTGCCCGTCACTGACGGGCAGCCGTCGATGTTGATCGAAGGGCTCACGGTCGGAGGAAGCGAGGTTTAA
- the mltG gene encoding endolytic transglycosylase MltG: MPKKNEDLILFLIAAALYSFVVFYLPFACPELPHTLSQKIEVVIPGGASALEAAAIFEKGGVADDAQALSHAMAELGIDRAIKPGLYRLFKSTPKGVARQLANAKPEANKITLIPGSGSRALAALFDYEEGGRELFVAAMKDDGNFHSGVREYLPDSADARMIFLLPETYFVAPGKGAAAEFIKRASALWLERVGSELPKNSRKEVVLQSGILASLVEGEAKAADERPLLAGIFLSRMQKKMRLQSCASVVYAWGERGVKKRNLSYGDLKIDSPYNTYRNEGLPPSPICVPSAQSWLAALHPRKSDFLFFFAGRDGRHVFSKSYEEHLRKQKELGL; encoded by the coding sequence GTGCCGAAGAAAAACGAAGATCTGATACTTTTTCTTATAGCGGCGGCCCTTTATTCGTTTGTCGTTTTTTATCTCCCTTTCGCCTGCCCGGAACTGCCCCATACTCTTTCGCAGAAAATAGAGGTCGTGATTCCCGGCGGAGCTTCCGCGCTGGAAGCGGCTGCGATTTTTGAAAAGGGCGGAGTCGCAGACGACGCTCAGGCGCTTTCGCACGCGATGGCCGAGTTGGGGATAGACCGTGCGATAAAACCCGGACTTTACAGACTTTTCAAATCGACTCCTAAAGGCGTAGCGCGCCAGCTTGCGAATGCGAAGCCGGAAGCGAATAAGATCACTCTCATCCCTGGCTCGGGCAGCCGCGCTCTTGCCGCGCTCTTCGACTACGAAGAGGGAGGGCGCGAGCTCTTCGTCGCTGCGATGAAGGACGACGGAAATTTTCACAGCGGGGTACGCGAATATCTCCCCGATAGCGCTGATGCTCGCATGATATTCCTTCTGCCCGAGACTTATTTCGTCGCCCCGGGAAAGGGTGCGGCGGCCGAGTTTATAAAAAGGGCGTCGGCTCTGTGGCTTGAACGCGTAGGTTCGGAGCTGCCGAAAAATTCGCGGAAGGAGGTCGTGCTTCAAAGCGGAATACTCGCCTCGCTCGTTGAAGGAGAGGCGAAGGCCGCAGACGAACGCCCACTGCTCGCCGGCATATTCTTGAGCCGCATGCAGAAAAAAATGCGGCTTCAATCCTGCGCGAGCGTCGTCTACGCGTGGGGCGAACGCGGCGTTAAGAAGAGAAATCTTTCGTACGGCGACTTGAAAATCGATTCCCCTTATAATACATATAGGAACGAAGGACTGCCGCCGTCGCCGATATGCGTGCCGTCGGCGCAGTCGTGGCTCGCGGCGCTGCACCCCAGGAAGAGCGATTTCCTCTTTTTCTTCGCGGGAAGGGACGGAAGGCACGTCTTCAGCAAGAGCTACGAAGAACACCTTAGGAAGCAAAAGGAGCTCGGACTGTGA